A single genomic interval of Celeribacter indicus harbors:
- a CDS encoding 7-cyano-7-deazaguanine synthase codes for MLRPDVLFTIDYGQAPAQGELRAATFIARELGLNHETLSVDCSPLGAGDMAGRPIASHSRVSEAWPFRNQLLVTLAAMKFAGEGLKDILIGTVVSDRVHADGSPEFVERLDMLIKCELPQTSVTAPALNMSTLELVKRSQVPMDILGWSFSCHRSTVACGQCRGCNKTIDLWEALERS; via the coding sequence ATGTTGCGCCCCGACGTTCTGTTCACGATCGATTACGGACAAGCGCCGGCACAAGGCGAACTCCGGGCCGCGACCTTCATCGCCAGAGAACTAGGCCTGAACCATGAAACCCTGTCAGTAGATTGTTCGCCCTTGGGCGCCGGAGACATGGCGGGAAGGCCAATTGCTAGCCACTCCAGGGTTTCGGAGGCTTGGCCATTCCGCAATCAGCTCTTGGTGACATTGGCAGCCATGAAATTCGCCGGTGAGGGACTGAAGGACATCCTGATCGGCACCGTGGTCTCAGACCGTGTACATGCCGACGGTAGTCCGGAATTCGTCGAACGCTTGGACATGTTGATAAAGTGCGAGTTACCCCAAACCTCAGTCACCGCCCCTGCTCTCAACATGTCCACCCTCGAACTTGTAAAGAGAAGCCAAGTTCCGATGGATATCCTGGGATGGAGCTTCTCGTGCCACCGCTCGACTGTCGCCTGCGGCCAGTGCCGCGGCTGCAACAAGACCATCGATCTGTGGGAGGCGCTAGAACGATCATGA
- a CDS encoding PfkB family carbohydrate kinase: MSEIVVAGGFYGERCVFPDVDDLYGSGGRAALAIARAGHQVKWHYYCPDNLTDAAELTVSWNGLEHCPHTCAEQVNFAYLHGLSPPVFFPGIIPRTHTFQVEATNVLRFGMMEGDVVVRAHSCVFDPQSHNNPEKFRANGSGAERLAIVLNNSEVLHYGEAPNEADAIRNISLESPDCTVLVKAGADGCRIYEGSELKGTVPPYWSERVYKIGTGDVFSAAFATQWALEGRSALDAADTASRCVSQYAETRTPTANAEGPERRALHQTQEGLVYVAGPIFTMAEIWLINEACDAFARLGMPIFSPYHEVGYGMPSEVVPADIKGLDRASAVFAILDGCDAGTLFEVGYAARCGIPVIAFSQNPKSSDLTMLTGSPNCFITDDFTTAIYHATWLARQ; encoded by the coding sequence ATGAGTGAAATTGTCGTGGCCGGAGGCTTTTATGGAGAGCGCTGCGTATTTCCGGATGTCGACGATCTCTATGGTTCGGGAGGGCGAGCTGCACTGGCAATCGCTCGTGCAGGACACCAGGTCAAGTGGCATTACTATTGCCCAGACAACCTCACCGACGCTGCAGAGCTCACAGTGTCTTGGAATGGCTTGGAACATTGCCCTCATACATGCGCTGAACAGGTCAATTTCGCTTATCTTCATGGGCTATCCCCGCCCGTGTTCTTCCCGGGCATCATCCCGAGAACCCATACTTTTCAGGTCGAGGCGACAAACGTCCTTCGCTTCGGCATGATGGAAGGCGATGTCGTCGTTCGCGCACACTCGTGCGTATTTGACCCACAGTCCCACAACAACCCCGAGAAATTCCGCGCAAATGGTTCCGGCGCAGAGCGTCTCGCGATAGTTCTCAACAATTCCGAGGTCCTGCACTATGGTGAAGCCCCAAATGAGGCCGACGCGATCCGCAATATCTCCCTAGAGTCACCGGACTGTACTGTCCTGGTGAAGGCGGGCGCGGACGGGTGCCGCATTTACGAAGGTTCAGAGCTCAAAGGAACCGTGCCGCCATATTGGTCCGAGCGCGTCTACAAGATCGGCACTGGTGACGTCTTCAGCGCAGCATTTGCGACCCAGTGGGCCTTGGAGGGACGTTCCGCCCTCGACGCAGCAGACACTGCCTCACGTTGCGTTTCCCAGTACGCCGAGACGCGGACACCGACCGCAAATGCTGAAGGACCGGAGCGGCGAGCACTCCACCAGACGCAGGAAGGGCTCGTTTATGTCGCAGGGCCGATATTCACCATGGCGGAAATCTGGCTCATAAACGAAGCATGCGACGCCTTCGCTCGGCTGGGAATGCCTATTTTCTCCCCCTACCACGAGGTCGGATATGGCATGCCCTCAGAGGTCGTACCCGCCGACATCAAGGGGCTGGATCGGGCATCGGCCGTATTTGCCATCTTGGACGGCTGCGATGCCGGGACACTCTTCGAGGTGGGCTATGCTGCGCGGTGCGGCATTCCGGTTATAGCATTTTCGCAAAACCCAAAATCCAGTGACCTAACTATGCTGACCGGATCGCCCAACTGCTTCATTACCGATGACTTCACCACAGCTATCTACCATGCGACTTGGCTTGCCCGGCAATGA